The following coding sequences lie in one Saccharopolyspora hordei genomic window:
- a CDS encoding putative bifunctional diguanylate cyclase/phosphodiesterase → MPDTVDAGPEHDEAVKEWARRIIHTSYVAMGRPELEAFLAERLGELLAALDSGPPDAAADVGRHLVDVHLTNSQALARTLRHLATVLPTLREVDPVRLHEVLSELAAGYAGALREQTLTEQALIQRAVSAARDAAEEALRASEARSRAVVTSSALGIAVVRLDGVIEEVNTALRRIFRRGDDELLGRTIFELADEAWTKELEAANDRLVGGSDDHYQLDTRFTAPDGSHVWTQLSAALVRDARGEPEYQVVLYEDITDRHMLQENFRRQAVHDPLTGLANRTQLQTSLDSALEETQPGRRVGLCYFDLDGFKAVNDSLGHQIGDQLLRTVAQRLQAAAQRAAKGALAARMGGDEFVVLVPDSTGATHLIAVVEEMLREVTSPARIGSHELSASASVGIVERPVAETDAESLLRDADVTLYRAKQDGRAQWVLYDPERNAAALDRFRLSAELPAAIEQYELFVEYRPIVELATGRCISAAASIRWDHPKFGELGEESFLGLAEETGLITRLGTWALEQVCEQAARWVQQLGEAAPVAAVRLSPRHVRDPELVGDVQRILRDTGLPPRYLALGLPESALFDPQGDPEDMLEIFADMGLRLCVYEFGEDYARMSRLKDLPLGMARIEGPHLDSFADPSGPTPLDEHLVVAACGAAKLLGLPVSAAGVRDERQAHRLRDLGVSLALGPFTGGLVSAVELVELVLEQSA, encoded by the coding sequence ATGCCAGACACAGTCGATGCTGGACCGGAGCACGACGAAGCGGTCAAGGAGTGGGCTCGCCGCATCATCCACACCAGCTACGTCGCGATGGGGCGACCCGAGCTGGAGGCCTTCCTGGCCGAGCGCCTGGGCGAGCTGCTGGCCGCGCTCGACAGCGGGCCGCCCGACGCCGCTGCCGACGTCGGGCGGCACCTGGTCGACGTGCACCTGACCAACTCGCAAGCGCTGGCCCGCACGCTGCGGCACCTGGCGACCGTGCTGCCCACCCTCCGCGAGGTCGACCCGGTCCGGCTGCACGAGGTGCTCAGCGAGCTGGCCGCGGGCTACGCCGGCGCGCTGCGCGAGCAGACCCTCACCGAGCAGGCGTTGATCCAGCGCGCGGTGTCGGCCGCCCGCGACGCCGCCGAGGAGGCGCTGCGCGCCAGCGAGGCCCGGTCCCGCGCCGTGGTCACCTCCTCCGCGCTGGGCATCGCCGTGGTCCGGCTGGACGGCGTCATCGAGGAGGTCAACACGGCGCTGCGCCGGATCTTCCGGCGGGGCGACGACGAGCTGCTCGGCCGCACGATCTTCGAGCTGGCCGACGAGGCGTGGACCAAGGAGCTGGAGGCCGCCAACGACCGCCTGGTCGGGGGCAGCGACGACCACTACCAGCTGGACACCCGGTTCACCGCGCCGGACGGCTCGCACGTGTGGACCCAGCTCTCGGCCGCCCTCGTCCGCGACGCCCGCGGCGAACCCGAGTACCAGGTGGTGCTCTACGAGGACATCACCGACCGGCACATGCTCCAGGAGAACTTCCGCAGGCAGGCCGTGCACGACCCGCTCACCGGCCTGGCGAACCGGACCCAGCTGCAGACCAGCCTGGACTCGGCGCTGGAGGAGACCCAGCCGGGCCGGCGGGTGGGGCTGTGCTACTTCGACCTGGACGGGTTCAAGGCGGTCAACGACAGCCTCGGCCACCAGATCGGCGACCAGCTGCTGCGCACCGTCGCGCAGCGGCTGCAGGCCGCGGCGCAGCGCGCGGCGAAGGGGGCGCTCGCGGCCCGGATGGGCGGTGACGAGTTCGTCGTCCTGGTGCCCGACTCGACCGGTGCCACCCACCTGATCGCCGTGGTCGAGGAGATGCTGCGCGAGGTCACCAGCCCCGCGCGCATCGGCTCGCACGAGCTCAGCGCCTCGGCCAGCGTCGGGATCGTGGAGCGCCCGGTCGCCGAGACCGACGCCGAGTCGCTGCTGCGCGACGCCGACGTCACCCTCTACCGGGCCAAGCAGGACGGCCGGGCCCAGTGGGTGCTGTACGACCCGGAGCGCAACGCGGCGGCGCTGGACCGGTTCCGGCTCTCCGCCGAGCTGCCCGCGGCGATCGAGCAGTACGAGCTGTTCGTCGAGTACCGGCCGATCGTGGAGCTGGCGACCGGGCGCTGCATCTCGGCCGCCGCCAGCATCCGCTGGGACCACCCGAAGTTCGGCGAGCTCGGCGAGGAGAGCTTCCTCGGGCTGGCCGAGGAGACCGGGTTGATCACCCGGCTCGGCACCTGGGCCCTGGAGCAGGTGTGCGAGCAGGCCGCGCGCTGGGTGCAGCAGCTCGGCGAGGCGGCCCCGGTCGCCGCCGTGCGCCTGTCGCCGCGCCACGTCCGCGACCCCGAGCTGGTCGGTGACGTGCAGCGCATCCTCCGCGACACCGGGTTGCCGCCCCGGTACCTCGCGCTCGGGCTGCCCGAGTCGGCGCTGTTCGACCCGCAGGGCGACCCCGAGGACATGCTGGAGATCTTCGCCGACATGGGGCTGCGGCTGTGCGTCTACGAGTTCGGCGAGGACTACGCCCGCATGTCGCGGCTGAAGGACCTGCCGCTGGGGATGGCGCGGATCGAGGGCCCGCACCTGGACAGCTTCGCCGACCCGAGCGGCCCCACTCCGCTGGACGAGCACCTGGTGGTGGCCGCCTGCGGCGCGGCCAAGCTGCTGGGCCTGCCGGTCAGCGCGGCGGGCGTGCGCGACGAGCGGCAGGCCCACCGCCTGCGCGACCTGGGCGTGTCGCTGGCGCTGGGGCCGTTCACCGGCGGCCTGGTGTCGGCGGTCGAGCTGGTCGAGCTCGTGCTCGAGCAGTCGGCGTGA
- a CDS encoding SAM-dependent methyltransferase: MQERPDWAPEGIDLSKPSAARVYDFYLGGAHNFEVDRELGRKVMAVVPEVGELAVNNRSFLRRAVRYCLDQGVRQFLDIGAGIPTAGSVHEIAPEARVVYVDNEPVAVAHSRAILEGNDRATVVQADVRDVDGVLDAPETRELLDFSQPIAVMMVALLHFVPESAKPREVVRRYHERLAPGSYLALSHITGDDDEERVGKLVELYQGSSDPLTLRSRDEVAELVSDFELVEPGVVYLSEWRPESPEDRWERPEQSIGYGALGRKV, encoded by the coding sequence ATGCAGGAGCGGCCGGACTGGGCGCCGGAGGGGATCGACCTGAGCAAGCCCAGCGCTGCGCGGGTCTACGACTTCTACCTGGGCGGGGCGCACAACTTCGAGGTGGACCGCGAGCTCGGGCGCAAGGTCATGGCGGTCGTGCCCGAGGTCGGTGAGCTCGCGGTCAACAACCGTTCGTTCCTGCGGCGCGCGGTGCGGTACTGCCTGGACCAGGGTGTGCGGCAGTTCCTCGACATCGGGGCGGGGATCCCGACCGCGGGCAGCGTCCACGAGATCGCGCCGGAGGCTCGGGTGGTCTACGTGGACAACGAGCCGGTGGCGGTGGCGCACAGCCGCGCCATCCTCGAGGGCAACGACCGGGCCACCGTCGTCCAGGCGGACGTGCGGGACGTCGACGGCGTCCTGGACGCCCCGGAGACCCGGGAGCTGCTGGACTTCTCCCAGCCCATCGCGGTGATGATGGTCGCGCTGCTGCACTTCGTGCCGGAGAGCGCGAAGCCCCGCGAGGTGGTCCGCCGCTACCACGAGCGGCTCGCGCCCGGCAGCTACCTGGCCCTCTCCCACATCACCGGGGACGACGACGAGGAGCGCGTGGGCAAGCTGGTCGAGCTCTACCAGGGCAGCAGCGATCCGCTCACGCTGCGCTCGCGGGACGAGGTGGCCGAGCTGGTCAGCGACTTCGAGCTCGTCGAGCCGGGCGTGGTCTACCTCTCGGAGTGGCGTCCGGAGTCCCCCGAGGACAGGTGGGAACGACCGGAGCAGTCCATTGGTTACGGCGCCCTCGGGCGCAAGGTGTGA